The Bernardetia sp. ABR2-2B DNA window AGTATATGAAAGTAAGAGAAGATAATTTTGGAATGGGCATTTATTCAAAAACAAATTTTATTGAAGCTATTTCGTTGGATTCTGTTCATAATAAATCTAAGAGTTTAGAAGCTAATAAATATTCAATGAACGATCCTAATTTGAATTATTATATCAATCAAAAGAAAATGAGACAGCCCTGTATTGAGGTAAAAAATACAAATCAAATCTCAATTGTGATAGCTCACCCAACTCCTCCAATTACTTCAAAAGCGTATGATAGACGAAATAATTACTTACAAGAAGTTTCGCTGATGGTTAATAAAAAACCTAAAACACTCTTAGTAGGTGATCTAAATTGCTCTCCTTTTTCTGCCGATTACCAAAAGTTTTTAAAAAGGTCAGGTTTAAAAGATTCACAAGAAAGTTTTGGCTTTCAACCGACTTGGAATACTTCTTTTCCTTTTTTGATGCAGACACCAATAGACCACGTTTGGCATTCAGATGATATTGAGATTCTACACAGACAGACACTTCCCATTAAAGGTTCTGACCACAAAGCTGTTTTGGTATCTTTTAGGTAATTGTCTTTTAGCTGTATTTTGTTTTTTGTTAGGCGAAGCTCTAAACTTATGGTGTCATTTCAAAAACATTTTTAGAAAATAATCTCTAAACCAATCCAGAAACCACACCATTCACAACTACAAGTCGTTTTTTGGGATTTCCTATATTTTCAAAAGCTAAGTTTGGGTTGCTCTCTAGTTCTATTTTTTTGTCTTGCATAATGATTCTGTAATCCTCCAAATTGTGTTCTTCGTGTCCATAAAAAGTCGATAAATCTCCCATATCGACTATCTGACTTTTAAAAAGATATTGATGTTCTTTTGTATCAAACTTGGTTTCTCTCTCAAAAGCAATATCAGCTCTAAACTTCACAAATTGTGGAAACTCTATTTCTACATTTCTAAGAATGACATCATAAAATTGCGTTCCATTAAACGGTAATTTTTCGTAGGTTTCTATGGATTTATCTTTATGTAAATCATTTGCAACAGATAAAAGACCATTCAAAATAGCCACATAATTATACTTTCTGACTTCTTGCTTTTCCCAGTCGTTTGGATAATGACCCGATTCTATCAGAATTGTTCCGTAGCCAAGTTTTTGAAAATTATCTCCAAAGGCACGAGGTTCAAATTCATCATCATATTTTGCCATCTTCCCTCCTAGTTCTTTTTCTAGTCCTTCTGCCATCAAAGAAATTACTTGCATTGCTTCAAGTCGTCTCATTCCTTCTTTTTTAATAGTTGTTTCTTTATCAAAAGCAGGAGCAAGGAAAGCAAGGGTAGTTGGAATAGGTTCTTTTCCAACAGAGTATTTTGAGCGTTGGTCGTGCAGATTAAAACTAAAATGAGGTTTTATTTTGGCAGCCAAATCAATAAGCAGCCTTGCTTCTGGCGTTTGTCTTTCCACAAAATCTCTATTCATATCAATTCCCTGTGCTGTCCTACGAGTAAAAAGTGCTGTTCCGTCTGGATTCAGAATAGGGATAAAATGCAAGGTAAAGGAGTTTTTGAGTGTTTCTACTAGCTTTTTGTCTTCTTCTGAAAACGGGTTTTCTAAAAAGTGAAAAATATCCAAAAGTGCTAGTGTTGCTGTCGGTTCATTTCCGTGCATTTGCGACCAAAGCAAAACAGGTGTTTTTCCAGTTCCAAAAGTAAGATGATAAATAGGTCTTTTTTGAGCTGACTCTCCTAGTTTTGTTGTGACGAAATTAGAGTTTTGTTTTTTAATTATATCCTCTAAAATATCATTGAATTCTTCAGGTTGGAAGTGTCGGTAGACAAGTAGTTTTTCTTTATAAAAAGAATAGTTTTCTAAAAGTTGTGATGTAAAATTCATTAAATTGATTTTATTGTAGGATTATAAATGATTGTTTATATTGTTTGAAATTACTTTGAAGTTTACAGAGAATCTACTCATTATGAAAAACAACA harbors:
- a CDS encoding M14 family zinc carboxypeptidase; the protein is MNFTSQLLENYSFYKEKLLVYRHFQPEEFNDILEDIIKKQNSNFVTTKLGESAQKRPIYHLTFGTGKTPVLLWSQMHGNEPTATLALLDIFHFLENPFSEEDKKLVETLKNSFTLHFIPILNPDGTALFTRRTAQGIDMNRDFVERQTPEARLLIDLAAKIKPHFSFNLHDQRSKYSVGKEPIPTTLAFLAPAFDKETTIKKEGMRRLEAMQVISLMAEGLEKELGGKMAKYDDEFEPRAFGDNFQKLGYGTILIESGHYPNDWEKQEVRKYNYVAILNGLLSVANDLHKDKSIETYEKLPFNGTQFYDVILRNVEIEFPQFVKFRADIAFERETKFDTKEHQYLFKSQIVDMGDLSTFYGHEEHNLEDYRIIMQDKKIELESNPNLAFENIGNPKKRLVVVNGVVSGLV
- a CDS encoding endonuclease/exonuclease/phosphatase family protein, which codes for MSKNAILFLTPLLFFLASLLSLFPFWLGDLFSHFRIFWTVLSVVLMIVYSVFVYQKKINQLFLVFPLATLLINWNNSPQFLYNSSSYWKQSQTYQYLFLGSPSEVEYAEEIESDKTIKKLLLMNILSSNTNYEDVKRTIKNANADFVVIIELDKKWKTKLEEIEKQYSYQYMKVREDNFGMGIYSKTNFIEAISLDSVHNKSKSLEANKYSMNDPNLNYYINQKKMRQPCIEVKNTNQISIVIAHPTPPITSKAYDRRNNYLQEVSLMVNKKPKTLLVGDLNCSPFSADYQKFLKRSGLKDSQESFGFQPTWNTSFPFLMQTPIDHVWHSDDIEILHRQTLPIKGSDHKAVLVSFR